A section of the bacterium genome encodes:
- a CDS encoding glycosyltransferase has translation MRKINVMHLVYSLTRGGMETGLVGRVNKHNLDLFNPALCSFTTGGALKELVKDGIEIVELEKKKGNDWTLPLKLMGLFKKKNIQIVYTHNWGTLCEGVIGARLAGVPIVIHQEHGTVIDVVKSKKIRFWAQRFIFNFVDQITTVSESLRKLMIDSLGINEKKIITILNGVDLDRFKNNINKNEEKEKLGLSVDEPVIGTIGRFVPVKDHKTLLFSMLDIKNEVPGIKLLLIGDGPLKNELEALVKKLGLSENVLMPGERGDIPQLLKTMDVFILPSLFEAMSRTILEAFASEIPVVTTNVGGNPEVITHNLNGLLVPPQNPKALAGAIISLLKDKNKALRFGLAGRKLVEEKFSLQRMVEDDEDLFKYHLKRVGLLKVTIHHEGHEEHEVKFDELSNS, from the coding sequence ATGAGAAAGATAAATGTTATGCATTTAGTTTATTCTTTAACCAGGGGTGGGATGGAAACAGGATTGGTTGGACGGGTGAATAAACATAATCTGGACTTATTTAACCCTGCTCTTTGTTCTTTTACCACAGGAGGTGCTTTAAAAGAATTAGTAAAAGACGGTATCGAAATAGTAGAATTAGAAAAGAAAAAGGGAAATGATTGGACACTTCCTCTAAAATTGATGGGGTTATTTAAAAAGAAGAATATTCAGATTGTTTATACCCATAACTGGGGAACCTTGTGCGAAGGTGTCATTGGCGCTCGATTGGCTGGTGTCCCAATTGTTATCCATCAAGAACACGGAACCGTTATTGATGTTGTTAAATCTAAAAAGATAAGATTTTGGGCTCAACGATTTATCTTTAATTTTGTGGACCAAATAACAACTGTTTCAGAATCCTTACGGAAATTAATGATTGACTCTCTGGGAATAAATGAAAAAAAGATTATTACTATCTTAAATGGCGTGGATTTAGACAGATTTAAAAATAATATAAATAAAAATGAAGAGAAGGAAAAACTTGGCTTAAGCGTTGATGAACCTGTAATTGGAACAATAGGTAGATTCGTTCCGGTTAAAGACCATAAGACGCTTTTATTCAGTATGTTAGATATAAAAAATGAGGTTCCAGGTATAAAATTACTCCTGATTGGCGATGGCCCACTAAAAAATGAATTGGAGGCTCTTGTAAAAAAACTTGGATTAAGTGAGAATGTTTTAATGCCTGGCGAAAGAGGTGACATCCCGCAGTTGTTAAAAACAATGGATGTGTTTATCCTTCCTTCTCTATTTGAGGCGATGTCAAGAACTATATTAGAAGCATTTGCCTCAGAAATACCTGTTGTTACTACAAATGTTGGTGGAAATCCTGAGGTCATAACTCACAACTTAAACGGTTTATTAGTTCCGCCACAAAATCCAAAGGCATTAGCCGGAGCAATAATTAGTCTTCTTAAAGACAAAAATAAGGCACTTCGATTTGGACTGGCTGGAAGAAAATTAGTCGAAGAAAAATTCTCTCTCCAACGAATGGTCGAGGATGATGAAGATTTGTTTAAATATCACCTGAAAAGAGTAGGTCTCTTGAAAGTAACTATTCACCACGAAGGGCACGAAGAGCACGAAGTGAAATTTGATGAATTATCGAATTCATGA
- a CDS encoding HD domain-containing phosphohydrolase, whose translation MEERIKRIKEIKRVDESTIKIIKAVTKSNNQKDIFLRRPLIFHLEELEEKILRLQSDEIVSILKDLVKDEKDNYLKYSIARTLREIATNEAMNLLIDMLKEPCLNLREIVINCLGDMKAGEAISSFIEILKDQNEIDGLKIEVGENFKKIDMAGIQKPQIKEIISLFHKEIGLNEEIIKNIVECLIKVCRQNLRGKEIIDEIISDKLQKGEIKEDKFFLLFPLAKEIPELLVTLLREEIFEAMHGYISKSFLIAMRIRDEYTSEHCKRVMEIIDLVLPEWNNLGKNMNTNLRKNYELDDVAKTNIKLAAEIHDIGKLSFTDELFDQNAFKDAAQRFGGGGYSVKAKGIDESVDPKKRLKQIMENHPSLTVEILENLNLPPNRVEILEIIKHHHERWDGEGYPDGLREREIPLGSRILAIADAFDAMAFSRPYRPHHLLFPAACDEMDKNKGTQFDPFIIEIFLQNEVREKLGRLYGKYTQQA comes from the coding sequence TTGGAAGAGAGAATAAAAAGAATAAAAGAGATTAAAAGGGTGGATGAGAGTACAATCAAAATTATTAAAGCCGTGACTAAAAGCAATAATCAAAAAGATATCTTCTTAAGAAGACCTTTAATCTTCCATTTAGAAGAATTAGAGGAAAAGATTCTTAGGCTTCAAAGTGATGAGATTGTATCAATCCTTAAAGATTTGGTCAAAGATGAAAAAGATAATTATCTTAAATATAGCATTGCAAGAACATTAAGGGAAATTGCTACCAATGAGGCTATGAACTTATTGATAGATATGCTAAAAGAACCTTGCTTAAATTTGAGAGAGATTGTAATAAATTGTCTTGGAGATATGAAAGCAGGTGAGGCTATTTCCTCTTTTATCGAAATATTAAAAGACCAAAATGAGATTGACGGGTTGAAAATAGAAGTTGGGGAGAATTTCAAAAAGATAGACATGGCAGGCATCCAAAAGCCTCAAATCAAAGAGATAATTTCTTTATTCCATAAAGAGATAGGGTTAAACGAGGAGATTATAAAGAACATAGTAGAGTGTCTAATAAAGGTTTGTAGGCAAAATTTGAGAGGTAAAGAAATAATCGATGAGATAATAAGTGACAAACTGCAAAAAGGCGAGATAAAAGAGGATAAATTTTTTTTATTATTTCCTTTGGCAAAAGAAATCCCAGAGTTATTAGTAACTCTTCTTAGAGAGGAAATATTTGAGGCAATGCATGGGTATATTTCTAAATCTTTTCTTATAGCTATGAGAATTAGAGATGAATATACAAGTGAACACTGTAAGAGAGTAATGGAAATTATAGATTTAGTTCTTCCCGAGTGGAATAATTTAGGGAAAAATATGAACACAAATCTTAGAAAAAACTATGAATTAGATGATGTGGCAAAGACAAATATTAAATTAGCGGCAGAAATTCATGATATTGGCAAGTTAAGTTTCACAGATGAATTATTTGATCAGAATGCTTTTAAAGATGCTGCACAAAGGTTTGGTGGTGGTGGTTATTCTGTAAAGGCTAAAGGTATTGATGAGAGTGTTGACCCAAAGAAAAGGTTGAAACAAATAATGGAAAACCACCCATCCTTAACAGTAGAAATTCTTGAAAATTTAAATCTCCCTCCAAATCGAGTTGAAATTCTTGAGATTATCAAACACCATCATGAACGATGGGATGGGGAGGGGTATCCAGATGGATTAAGAGAAAGAGAAATACCTTTGGGCTCTCGAATTTTGGCCATAGCTGATGCATTCGATGCTATGGCCTTTAGTAGACCATATCGTCCACATCACTTACTTTTTCCAGCAGCTTGTGATGAAATGGACAAGAACAAAGGAACGCAATTTGATCCCTTTATAATAGAAATATTTTTACAAAATGAGGTGCGGGAAAAGTTAGGAAGGTTATATGGAAAATATACCCAACAAGCATAA